A part of Jiangella alba genomic DNA contains:
- a CDS encoding FadR/GntR family transcriptional regulator — MAESTATNSQDGDGRSEPLTDRAVRHLEDLIFAGEVQPGATLPSEAELAGQLGISRLTVREAVRNLSARGLLEIRQGRRPTVAFPNAAPVSGFFTAALRRDPRTLLDLLEVRMAIEVHAALLAATNASRTDVTALELSLESMYRAEDEEALNLADVRFHAAVAAASGNQMLSFLVEGMEEPLHSSRLKSLRGYLVRGKAIDDLLAEHRAILEAVRARDPEAAAAAMRSHLVHTRHDLRTALSRPPDLAPNDQQEHA; from the coding sequence GTGGCGGAGAGCACAGCGACGAACAGCCAGGACGGCGACGGCCGGTCCGAGCCGTTGACCGATCGAGCGGTCCGGCATCTCGAGGACCTGATCTTCGCCGGCGAGGTGCAGCCCGGCGCGACCCTGCCGTCGGAGGCGGAGCTCGCGGGTCAGCTGGGCATCAGCCGGCTGACCGTGCGCGAGGCCGTGCGCAACCTCAGCGCCCGCGGTCTGCTGGAGATCAGACAGGGCCGCCGCCCCACCGTCGCGTTCCCCAACGCGGCGCCCGTCAGCGGGTTCTTCACCGCCGCGCTGCGCCGCGACCCCCGCACGCTGCTCGACCTCCTCGAGGTCCGCATGGCCATCGAGGTGCACGCCGCGCTGCTGGCCGCCACCAACGCCAGCCGCACCGACGTCACCGCGCTGGAGCTGAGCCTCGAGAGCATGTACCGGGCCGAGGACGAGGAGGCGCTGAACCTCGCCGACGTCAGGTTCCACGCGGCCGTCGCGGCCGCCAGCGGCAACCAGATGCTCAGCTTCCTGGTCGAGGGCATGGAAGAGCCGCTGCACAGCAGCCGGCTGAAGAGCCTGCGCGGCTACCTCGTGCGCGGCAAGGCCATCGACGACCTCCTCGCCGAGCACCGCGCCATCCTCGAGGCCGTCCGCGCCCGCGACCCCGAGGCGGCCGCCGCGGCCATGCGCTCACACCTCGTCCACACCCGGCACGACCTGCGCACCGCGCTGTCGCGGCCGCCCGACCTGGCCCCCAACGACCAGCAGGAGCACGCGTGA